The proteins below are encoded in one region of Planctopirus limnophila DSM 3776:
- the speA gene encoding biosynthetic arginine decarboxylase: protein MSMDEEQLQVVQNVYGVENWSAGYFDINSKGHLIARPAADDPRSLDLFELVNSLRDERKLHTPLLLRFPQILTNQLKKLATSYIQAIEEYGYQGRHFPVFPMKVNPRREVVEEFLKDSARFNVGLECGSKPELYAGLAQVQHPNSLLICNGFKDDSFIRLAMLGVEAGKNVVIVIEKLSELITTLNLADETGVMPMIGLRSKLYSRGSGKWASSGGDSAKFGLTTSELLDCVRLLKDRGRLSSLKLLHSHIGSQITEIKRVKMAMKEAARVYAKLRQLGTPIDTMDIGGGLGVDYDGSKTRFESSMNYTVQEFANDVVYTIKSVCDEENVPHPHLVTESGRMMTAYHAVLITSIRDEIETFADDKPEVTVDDDDPQVIVELKALCDGINRKNFTEFYHDALEHKDELHTQFNLGLISLEDRAKGEVLFWETCARALKEADGVKSPPEEFEDLRRILAAKYLCNFSLFRSVPDSWAIGQLFPIMPIHRLDEPLTDFATLVDVTCDSDGRIDKFVDLKDVREVLELHKWKPEEPYYLGIFLVGAYQEVMGSFHNLFGLPNEAHVVMDAEGRWHITKLIQGSKLGEMVAFARYDRAQLLANYKQQLEIRRQAGNLSEERLDQLALAYEAMISDTTYLSR from the coding sequence ATGTCCATGGACGAAGAACAACTGCAGGTTGTGCAGAACGTTTACGGAGTCGAAAACTGGTCAGCGGGATACTTCGATATCAATTCGAAGGGCCATCTGATTGCGAGGCCCGCCGCCGATGATCCACGATCGCTCGATCTGTTCGAGCTGGTCAATTCCCTGCGCGATGAACGGAAGTTGCACACTCCACTGCTCCTGCGATTCCCGCAGATTCTCACCAATCAGCTTAAAAAGCTGGCCACATCTTACATTCAGGCCATCGAAGAATACGGCTACCAGGGCCGACACTTTCCGGTCTTCCCGATGAAGGTGAATCCTCGTCGGGAAGTTGTCGAAGAGTTTCTCAAAGACTCAGCCCGCTTCAACGTGGGTCTGGAATGTGGTTCCAAGCCCGAACTTTATGCCGGCCTGGCTCAGGTGCAGCATCCCAATTCGCTGCTGATCTGTAATGGCTTTAAGGATGATTCGTTTATTCGCCTGGCCATGCTGGGGGTCGAAGCGGGCAAGAACGTCGTCATCGTGATTGAAAAGCTCAGCGAGTTGATCACCACGCTCAATCTGGCAGATGAAACCGGCGTCATGCCCATGATCGGACTGCGATCAAAACTGTATTCCCGCGGCTCTGGCAAATGGGCCTCTTCGGGTGGTGATTCCGCCAAGTTTGGTCTGACGACGTCTGAGCTGCTCGATTGTGTCCGGCTGCTTAAAGATCGTGGCCGACTGAGTTCACTCAAGCTCCTGCACTCGCACATCGGCTCACAGATCACGGAGATCAAACGCGTCAAAATGGCGATGAAGGAAGCCGCCCGCGTTTACGCCAAACTCCGGCAACTGGGCACTCCCATCGATACGATGGATATCGGTGGCGGCCTGGGTGTGGATTACGATGGCTCGAAGACCCGCTTTGAATCCTCGATGAACTACACGGTTCAGGAGTTCGCGAACGATGTGGTCTATACGATCAAATCGGTCTGCGATGAAGAGAATGTGCCGCATCCACATTTGGTGACCGAGAGCGGCCGCATGATGACGGCGTATCATGCCGTCCTGATTACCAGCATTCGCGATGAGATTGAAACTTTTGCCGATGATAAGCCCGAAGTGACTGTTGATGATGACGACCCGCAGGTGATTGTCGAACTGAAAGCGCTTTGCGACGGGATCAATCGCAAGAATTTCACTGAGTTTTATCACGACGCACTCGAGCACAAAGACGAACTGCACACGCAGTTCAATCTCGGGCTGATCAGTCTGGAAGACAGGGCCAAAGGGGAAGTCCTCTTCTGGGAAACGTGTGCGCGGGCATTGAAAGAAGCTGATGGCGTCAAATCGCCACCTGAAGAATTCGAAGACTTACGGCGTATTCTGGCTGCGAAGTACCTGTGTAATTTTTCGCTCTTTCGCTCGGTCCCTGATAGCTGGGCCATTGGGCAACTCTTCCCGATTATGCCCATTCATCGGCTCGACGAACCTTTGACCGATTTTGCGACACTTGTGGATGTCACCTGCGATTCGGATGGGCGGATTGACAAATTTGTCGATCTGAAAGATGTGCGGGAAGTTCTTGAGCTTCACAAATGGAAGCCGGAAGAGCCGTATTATCTGGGGATTTTTCTAGTGGGTGCCTATCAGGAAGTGATGGGAAGTTTCCACAATCTGTTCGGGCTTCCCAATGAGGCGCATGTGGTGATGGATGCCGAAGGAAGGTGGCACATTACCAAGCTGATTCAGGGGAGCAAGCTGGGAGAGATGGTGGCCTTTGCCCGTTACGACCGGGCACAGCTGCTGGCCAATTACAAGCAGCAGCTCGAGATTCGCAGGCAGGCTGGCAACCTTTCCGAAGAACGCCTGGATCAACTGGCTCTGGCTTATGAGGCCATGATTTCTG
- the floA gene encoding flotillin-like protein FloA (flotillin-like protein involved in membrane lipid rafts), translating into MNEIITALIIVGVIFLAIIGIILFIALASYFNLWLRASFAGVRINPFSLLFMSLRKINPPQIVDALIMSTQSGISGITRSKLEAHMLAGGNINTVVRALIVAHRANIDLDWDTASAIDLAGRNVLEAVRTSVDPKVIDCPDPAHFGRTTLDGVARNGIQLKAKARVTVRTNISQLVGGATEDTVIARVGEGIVSAIGSCQTHYDVLSNPSLIAKAVLDKGLDSQTAYEIVSIDIADIDVGDNIGARLQADQAEADKRIARAKAEERRARAVAAEQEMRALTVENQAKVVLAEAQIPLAMAAAYRNGSLRANPK; encoded by the coding sequence ATGAATGAGATCATTACGGCTCTGATCATCGTGGGAGTGATCTTCCTCGCGATCATTGGCATTATTCTCTTCATCGCCCTGGCTTCGTACTTCAATCTGTGGTTGCGGGCCTCCTTTGCCGGTGTGCGGATCAATCCTTTTTCGCTGCTCTTCATGTCGCTGCGAAAGATCAATCCGCCGCAGATTGTCGATGCACTCATCATGTCCACCCAGTCGGGAATTTCCGGCATCACACGCTCCAAACTCGAAGCTCACATGCTGGCGGGCGGGAATATCAATACCGTTGTCCGCGCGTTGATTGTGGCTCACCGGGCGAATATTGACCTCGACTGGGATACCGCATCGGCGATTGATCTCGCGGGCCGCAATGTGTTGGAAGCTGTTCGTACAAGTGTCGATCCCAAGGTGATTGATTGCCCCGATCCGGCTCACTTCGGACGCACCACACTCGATGGCGTCGCTCGCAACGGCATTCAGCTCAAAGCCAAAGCCCGCGTCACTGTGCGAACCAACATTTCCCAACTGGTCGGTGGTGCGACTGAAGACACGGTGATTGCCCGCGTGGGTGAAGGGATCGTCTCGGCGATTGGTTCGTGCCAGACCCATTACGATGTCCTCTCGAATCCTTCACTGATCGCCAAGGCTGTGCTGGATAAGGGGCTCGATTCCCAGACCGCTTATGAGATCGTCTCGATCGACATTGCCGACATCGACGTGGGTGACAACATTGGTGCCCGGCTCCAGGCCGATCAGGCAGAAGCTGATAAGCGAATCGCCCGTGCCAAAGCCGAGGAGCGTCGAGCTCGGGCCGTTGCTGCCGAACAGGAAATGCGGGCCCTTACAGTCGAAAACCAGGCGAAAGTGGTGCTGGCCGAAGCCCAGATTCCACTGGCCATGGCAGCCGCCTATCGCAATGGTTCACTCCGTGCAAATCCAAAGTAG